Sequence from the Carassius auratus strain Wakin chromosome 32, ASM336829v1, whole genome shotgun sequence genome:
TCCTTTTATTGGTCACAGAAAGGTTCAGTAAGTTTCGCTGGCTATAGTGGGAACAGGAAGCTAATCAGTACACTGAAAAGACTACATCTTTATATTGCACACAGTGTTTTTCAAGAGATTTGAAGTTTTAAAAGAGAAATTCGTAAACAAGGCAGAGGAAAAGCAGGCATAAAgtattttatgaaaattaatattttaaaacctttGAACATGTCAGCATCAGAACCCTCACAACCCACTCAGTTGCAGTGGCGTGCACAGACCTCTGGAGGGGCAGGGGCGAAATGGCTTTACAAGGGCATAACTGCGGTCCAGGGATGCTTGGGGGTGAATTGTAGGGTTTATTGGTTTGTTCGGGTGGGCGTTATAGCaataatatcctttttttttatgattttatcatgattctttGTCATTCTTTGTAAAGCTGTTTGAGCAGTACAGCCAAACTGATTACCCTATAATAAAGACAAAGCTTGTTactttaaggtaacaaaatataaaaaagaatggcagatatttaggccaaaatgGGAGAAgataaaaatctgtcattattttatctttgttattaaaaaagaaagattagaacaaagatacactttaaaaatacacatagtatacaaataaaaataaacaatgttttattttttcaggtacaattgtatttagcaggagcattcaaaaaattgaatgaacaaatacaaataaaactctCTATATattgattcctattaaagcaactgtattaatgtttttcagtcaagaatattgtgtgatttttctctttgtgtttggtgttatattaatatgaaaggaataattcacccacaaaatgtaaatatgttagtgttttgttttttatacctTCATGTACCCACTCAAAAGTTCATTCTTCTGCTTACTCTATTTTgaagaaggtggaaaaccaaacagttgctggttcacagtaACTTCCAGAGTCATTGTCattgtggaccagcaactgtttggttatccagattcttcaaaatatcttcttttgtgtgcagcacaagaaagaaatgaatataggtttgggacaacatgtgagtgaataaacaatgacagaaattacattttagggtgaactatccctttaattacagtCGGCAGCATGTTCAGGCACGATCAAAAATcttcatatcgcacagccctacccTTGGCAGAAATCGCAGACCGGACCGCAAGGGCACTTTAGCGTCGGATCTCAATGGGGCCCCGGGCCCTCTTGTGCACGCCACTGCTCAGTTGTAACACTTTTCTGGGAAACAGGATTAGCCGCGAAATAGTACACATACACAAAGCAACACTGAATACAATACATTATAGTCAGATGGTTTCTCTTTCACTATTAAGTGCAAGACTAAAAAATAGAAGCTTTAGCAGTGAGCACACACCGTTTTAACATACAGCTGTGATTTAAGATGTGAATGCTTCTTTGACCAATTAACTCAAGATATAGAAGATCTCTGCATTCTCACTGCAAGATACCACTACCAGCTTTACGAGGAAGCTTGCCAAAGCATTTTAGAGAACACCCCACCAGAAGAGTGCTAGTGAGAGCAGTATTCCCACCACAGAGCGGCTGGACACGGACACAGGTGCTGTGTTACACAGGTCAGTGGCACAGCAGGAGAACTTGAAGCTGGAAACTTTGGGAAACTTCTCGGCGAGTGTGCTGTGCTCACACTCAGAGTACTTTATGCACTGCCTGTATGTGTCACCACCtagaaaaaaaaggcagaatgGAAAGATATGTCATGCAAAGTCAAAGGGTCATAGGAATGGTTGTGCCATTTTGACAATTTGTAAGAATACAGAAAGACACTCTTATCTAAGAGTGAGTGAGCTGTCACCTCTCTCATGGACGGTCACACAGGCATCATCATAGTAGCAGTCTCGAATTTTAGAGCATGTGCCCGTGTAGTCTCTACAACTGTAACATTTAATGGCAGAGCCTTGAAAGACACATGGCAGAGATCATATTTTTACAAGAATagtaattcaaaatataacaaaaacacatcttaTGCATGGTGAAAACAGGATCATTGACATGACATACCAAGCCCCACCAGAGCCAGAAcgaacaccacacacactccaACAGAAGCTTTCATAATGCCTTCAGTTTACCAGTCTaatcagagagaaagacaggaatCTGAGGAGTGTACGGTTTGGATTTGTCTGAATGTGACTGCATATGTTCGTTCTAAATGCAGATCTCAAAGACACATTTTTTTCTACAAGTCTTTTTTAAACTTGTACACTGCTCTCAATCCCTCACATTCAAAGTAGATCCTAAGGAAATAAAGTTGATCAGTGGTAATGTTTAGACTTGTTACAGGTTAATGCATAAACACCATGCCTCTAA
This genomic interval carries:
- the LOC113051894 gene encoding CD59 glycoprotein-like, giving the protein MKASVGVCVVFVLALVGLGSAIKCYSCRDYTGTCSKIRDCYYDDACVTVHERGGDTYRQCIKYSECEHSTLAEKFPKVSSFKFSCCATDLCNTAPVSVSSRSVVGILLSLALFWWGVL